A stretch of Halococcus saccharolyticus DSM 5350 DNA encodes these proteins:
- the gdhB gene encoding glutamate dehydrogenase GdhB, with translation MAAATAETDESEEEEEPESARETAERQLERAAAQLDIDRNVVTRLSNPTQVHRVSVPMERDNGTVEVFTGYRAQHDSVRGPYKGGLRYHPGVTDEECVGLSMWMTWKCAVMDLPFGGAKGGIVVDPKSLSGEEKERLTRRFAQELRNVIGPTRDIPAPDMGTDAETMAWFMDAYSMQEGETIPGVVTGKPPVVGGSYGREEAPGQSVAIVAREVCKYYDRPLAETTVAVQGFGSVGANAARQLDDWGASVVAVSDVNGAIYDPDGLDTSDVRSHEEQPEAVTGYPGAEAITNADLLELDVDVLIPAAIGNVLTEANAGDVRADIVVEGANGPTTTAADEIFEERGVPVVPDILANAGGVTVSYFEWLQDINRRAWSLEEVNEELEAEMLTAWEDVRAAFDDHDATWRDAAYIVALRRLAEAHEARGLWP, from the coding sequence ATGGCGGCAGCAACCGCCGAGACCGACGAGAGTGAGGAGGAAGAAGAGCCGGAATCGGCGCGTGAGACCGCCGAGCGCCAGTTAGAGCGCGCGGCCGCACAGCTCGATATCGATCGGAACGTCGTCACCAGACTATCGAACCCGACCCAGGTTCACCGGGTGTCGGTACCGATGGAGCGTGACAACGGTACCGTCGAGGTCTTTACGGGCTACCGCGCCCAGCACGACAGCGTTCGCGGCCCCTACAAGGGCGGCCTTCGCTATCACCCCGGCGTCACCGACGAGGAGTGCGTGGGGCTCTCGATGTGGATGACGTGGAAGTGTGCGGTGATGGATCTCCCCTTCGGCGGCGCGAAGGGCGGGATCGTGGTCGATCCGAAATCGCTCTCCGGCGAGGAGAAGGAGCGGCTCACCCGGCGATTCGCCCAGGAGCTCCGGAACGTCATCGGACCGACCCGCGATATCCCGGCCCCCGACATGGGCACCGACGCCGAGACGATGGCGTGGTTCATGGACGCTTACTCGATGCAGGAGGGTGAGACCATCCCTGGCGTCGTCACCGGCAAACCGCCCGTCGTCGGCGGGAGCTACGGCCGCGAGGAGGCTCCTGGCCAGAGCGTCGCGATCGTCGCGCGCGAGGTGTGCAAGTACTACGATCGACCACTGGCCGAGACCACGGTCGCGGTCCAGGGGTTCGGTAGCGTGGGTGCGAACGCCGCCCGCCAGCTCGACGATTGGGGAGCCTCGGTCGTCGCGGTCTCGGACGTCAACGGCGCGATCTACGACCCTGACGGCCTCGACACCAGCGACGTGCGTTCGCACGAGGAACAGCCAGAGGCCGTCACCGGCTATCCCGGGGCCGAGGCGATCACGAACGCCGACCTCCTCGAACTCGACGTCGACGTCCTGATCCCGGCGGCGATCGGTAACGTCCTGACCGAAGCGAACGCCGGCGACGTGCGGGCCGACATCGTGGTCGAAGGCGCGAACGGTCCGACGACGACCGCGGCGGACGAAATCTTCGAGGAGCGCGGCGTTCCGGTCGTTCCCGACATCCTCGCGAACGCCGGCGGCGTTACGGTCTCCTATTTCGAGTGGCTCCAGGACATCAACCGCCGAGCGTGGTCGCTGGAGGAGGTCAACGAGGAACTCGAAGCCGAGATGCTGACCGCGTGGGAGGACGTCCGCGCGGCGTTCGACGATCACGACGCGACGTGGCGCGATGCCGCCTACATCGTCGCGCTCCGCCGGCTGGCAGAGGCCCACGAAGCGCGTGGCCTCTGGCCCTGA
- a CDS encoding VOC family protein: MSRSTPHLGHVHLKIRDVERSVAFYTDVFDLDVNDRHGPFAFLSFGDHHHDVAVQEIGADAAGSGPGVGLYHAAFEVESREALRRIHETLDERGVRVDPIDHGISEALYFDDPDGNGLEVYRDTRVENDHTEWQGMNEPFDPMAL; encoded by the coding sequence ATGAGTCGTTCGACGCCCCACCTCGGCCACGTCCATCTCAAGATCCGCGACGTCGAGCGTTCGGTCGCGTTCTACACCGACGTGTTCGATCTCGACGTGAACGATCGCCACGGCCCGTTCGCCTTCCTCTCCTTCGGCGACCATCACCACGACGTCGCCGTCCAAGAAATCGGGGCCGACGCGGCCGGATCGGGACCAGGCGTCGGCCTCTACCACGCCGCGTTCGAGGTCGAGAGCCGCGAGGCACTCCGACGGATCCACGAAACGCTCGACGAACGCGGCGTCCGGGTCGACCCGATCGACCACGGCATCAGCGAGGCGTTGTACTTCGATGATCCGGACGGTAACGGGCTCGAAGTCTATCGCGACACTCGGGTAGAGAACGATCACACCGAGTGGCAGGGGATGAACGAACCGTTCGATCCGATGGCATTGTGA
- a CDS encoding GMP synthase subunit A — MTRIVVVDNHGQFTHLEGRALRDIGVETAIVDNTTAPDEIDADGLVLSGGPSIDESGRCDEYLDLGVPVLGICLGMQVIADELGGAVGAGDYGGYADVTVDIDDSDDPLVGSLAPETRVWASHADEVVELPEGFVRTGSSDVCDIESMSDPDRGLYGVQWHPEVAHTAEGEAVFENFRAICES, encoded by the coding sequence ATGACACGAATCGTCGTCGTCGACAACCACGGCCAGTTCACTCACCTCGAAGGCCGGGCGTTGCGCGACATCGGCGTCGAGACCGCAATCGTCGACAACACCACCGCACCCGACGAGATCGACGCCGACGGACTGGTGCTCTCTGGTGGCCCCTCGATCGACGAGAGCGGTCGATGTGACGAGTATCTCGATCTCGGCGTCCCGGTTCTCGGCATCTGTCTCGGAATGCAGGTCATCGCGGACGAACTCGGTGGAGCCGTCGGTGCCGGCGACTACGGTGGCTACGCCGACGTCACGGTCGACATCGACGATTCCGACGATCCACTTGTGGGGTCGCTCGCGCCAGAAACCCGTGTCTGGGCGAGCCACGCCGACGAGGTGGTCGAACTTCCTGAAGGATTCGTCCGCACGGGCAGCAGCGATGTCTGTGACATCGAGTCGATGAGCGATCCCGACCGTGGGCTCTACGGCGTCCAGTGGCATCCCGAGGTCGCCCACACTGCGGAGGGTGAGGCGGTCTTCGAGAACTTCCGGGCTATCTGTGAGTCCTAA